In Streptomyces sp. RFCAC02, the following proteins share a genomic window:
- a CDS encoding Nramp family divalent metal transporter yields the protein MAAARENTAPDITPTTRWRLIGPGLVVAATGVGAGDLVATAVAGERFGYTLVWAAVLGCLIKISLAEATGRWHLATGRTMFDGWQSLGRWAVWYFAVYCVIWGFVYGATAMSSSGLPLAALFPDGPSLRTWGILTGLLGLVCVWFNRYAVVEKLMMVFVGVMFVVVVGIAIRVAPDLGALGAGLWPTLPDGSVLYTLSLMGGVGGTITLAAYGYWVTAKGWTGPRWIPMMRLDNRVAYATTGLFVVAMLIIGAELLHSADVALAKGDRGLLDVGDVLEDRFGGATAKLFLVGFFAASFSSVIGVWHGVSLLFTDFVGRLRPDVSARAASDREGDREKSWPFRAYLLWLTFPPMALLWLDQPIGLIITYGVLGAFFMPFLALTLLWMLNTDRVAREWRNGVLSNVMLGGAGVLFVVLCVQQVRDLPW from the coding sequence GTGGCAGCAGCGCGCGAGAACACCGCTCCCGACATCACCCCCACCACCCGCTGGCGGCTCATCGGCCCCGGCCTGGTCGTCGCGGCCACCGGCGTGGGCGCCGGCGACCTGGTGGCCACCGCCGTGGCCGGCGAACGGTTCGGCTACACACTCGTCTGGGCGGCCGTCCTCGGCTGCCTGATCAAGATATCCCTGGCCGAGGCCACCGGCCGCTGGCACCTGGCCACCGGCCGCACCATGTTCGACGGCTGGCAGTCCCTCGGCCGCTGGGCCGTCTGGTACTTCGCCGTCTACTGCGTCATCTGGGGCTTCGTCTACGGCGCGACCGCCATGTCGTCGAGCGGCCTGCCGCTGGCGGCGCTGTTCCCCGACGGGCCGTCACTGCGCACCTGGGGCATCCTGACCGGGCTGCTCGGCCTGGTCTGCGTCTGGTTCAACCGGTACGCGGTCGTCGAGAAGCTGATGATGGTCTTCGTCGGCGTCATGTTCGTCGTGGTCGTCGGCATCGCGATCCGCGTCGCGCCCGACCTCGGCGCGCTCGGCGCCGGCCTGTGGCCCACCCTGCCGGACGGCTCCGTGCTCTACACGCTCAGTCTCATGGGCGGCGTCGGCGGCACCATCACCCTCGCCGCGTACGGCTACTGGGTCACCGCCAAGGGCTGGACCGGCCCCCGCTGGATCCCCATGATGCGGCTGGACAACCGCGTCGCCTACGCCACGACCGGCCTGTTCGTCGTCGCGATGCTGATCATCGGCGCCGAGCTGCTGCACTCCGCCGACGTCGCGCTGGCCAAGGGCGACCGGGGGCTGCTGGACGTCGGCGACGTCCTGGAGGACCGGTTCGGCGGGGCCACGGCGAAGCTGTTCCTGGTCGGCTTCTTCGCCGCCTCGTTCAGTTCGGTGATCGGCGTCTGGCACGGCGTGAGCCTGCTGTTCACGGACTTCGTCGGCCGGCTGCGCCCCGACGTGTCGGCGCGCGCCGCGTCGGACCGGGAGGGCGACCGGGAGAAGTCCTGGCCCTTCCGCGCCTACCTGCTGTGGCTGACGTTCCCGCCGATGGCGCTGCTGTGGCTGGACCAGCCCATCGGCCTCATCATCACCTACGGCGTGCTCGGCGCGTTCTTCATGCCGTTCCTCGCGCTGACGCTCCTGTGGATGCTGAACACCGACCGCGTCGCGAGGGAGTGGCGCAACGGCGTCCTGAGCAACGTGATGCTGGGCGGGGCGGGCGTCCTGTTCGTGGTGCTGTGCGTGCAGCAGGTGCGCGACCTGCCCTGGTGA
- a CDS encoding DUF3099 domain-containing protein, producing the protein MYARRRRRYFALMTVCLLLFVGAGALVRLWSVPLAIGMCVVAAAIPPLAAITANRRGPDDPWWDERDDRRGGGRDRW; encoded by the coding sequence ATGTACGCACGCAGGCGCCGCAGGTACTTCGCCCTGATGACGGTGTGTCTCCTCCTGTTCGTCGGGGCCGGGGCACTGGTGCGCCTGTGGTCGGTGCCGCTGGCCATCGGGATGTGTGTGGTGGCCGCCGCGATCCCGCCGCTCGCCGCCATCACGGCGAACCGGCGCGGACCGGACGACCCCTGGTGGGACGAGCGCGACGACCGACGCGGGGGCGGGCGCGACCGCTGGTGA
- a CDS encoding cation transporter: MTGIPMPLTVGPSPARRAVLARRIRWLVAATITYNVVEAVAAITAGAVASSSALIGFGLDSVVEVSSAAAVAWQFSATDPAVREAREARALRVIAVAFFALAACVAFDAVRTLTGDQETHASGPGIVLAAASLVVMPLLSAAQRRAGRELGSASAVADSRQTLLCTYLSAVLLAGLLANAALGWSWADPVAALAIAALAVKEGVDAWHGDSCCSVPPGAAERSGGAERTAGCACCAPDTTR; the protein is encoded by the coding sequence ATGACGGGCATACCCATGCCCCTGACGGTCGGGCCGTCACCCGCGCGGCGGGCAGTCCTGGCGCGGCGGATCAGGTGGCTGGTGGCGGCGACCATCACCTACAACGTCGTCGAGGCGGTCGCCGCCATCACCGCGGGCGCCGTCGCCTCCTCGTCCGCGCTGATCGGCTTCGGCCTCGACTCGGTGGTCGAGGTCTCCTCGGCCGCCGCGGTCGCCTGGCAGTTCTCGGCAACCGACCCCGCGGTGCGCGAGGCACGCGAGGCGCGCGCGTTGCGGGTCATCGCGGTCGCGTTCTTCGCACTGGCCGCCTGCGTGGCGTTCGACGCCGTCCGCACGCTGACCGGCGATCAGGAGACGCACGCCTCCGGCCCCGGCATCGTGCTCGCCGCCGCCTCCCTGGTCGTGATGCCGCTCCTGTCGGCCGCCCAGCGACGCGCCGGCCGGGAACTCGGCTCGGCCTCGGCGGTCGCCGATTCGAGGCAGACGCTGCTGTGCACCTACCTGTCCGCCGTGCTGCTGGCGGGGCTCCTGGCCAACGCCGCCCTGGGCTGGTCCTGGGCTGACCCGGTCGCGGCGCTCGCGATAGCCGCCCTGGCCGTCAAGGAGGGTGTCGACGCCTGGCACGGGGACTCCTGCTGCTCCGTCCCGCCGGGAGCGGCGGAACGGAGCGGAGGAGCCGAACGCACGGCCGGCTGCGCCTGCTGCGCTCCCGACACCACGCGGTGA
- a CDS encoding metalloregulator ArsR/SmtB family transcription factor: MLTIAPDIEVLARFGRALADPIRCRLLLALREAPAHPSDLADRLGISRTRLSNHLACLRDCGLVVAVPVGRRTRYELADERLGHALDDLRAAVVAVAADRTCRDAEEKGCC, encoded by the coding sequence GTGCTGACCATTGCTCCCGACATCGAGGTGCTGGCGCGGTTCGGTCGCGCGCTGGCCGACCCGATCCGCTGCCGGCTGCTGCTCGCGCTGCGCGAGGCGCCCGCCCACCCGTCCGACCTGGCCGACCGGCTGGGGATCTCCCGCACGAGGCTGTCGAACCACCTGGCCTGCCTCCGGGACTGCGGCCTGGTCGTCGCCGTCCCGGTGGGCCGGCGCACCCGCTACGAACTGGCCGACGAACGGCTCGGGCACGCGCTGGACGACCTGCGCGCCGCCGTGGTGGCGGTGGCGGCGGACCGCACGTGCCGGGACGCGGAGGAGAAGGGCTGCTGCTGA
- a CDS encoding tRNA-dependent cyclodipeptide synthase, which translates to MTASSPAPFVPAFTTEPLTDNCDRILKRGDHALIGVSPGNSYFSESRITGLLTWAAARCRAVHVMIPDSAFTHTLLALGYSPGRARRKTSSEASRIRNRVERAAAAAALRPGTLTVFRLAEIEASAVYRDLLRRAQEAYRDDAATRDSVARVVAPVLRGHLDGASPTADQLDEAAAYLLAETPLLLDTPGLLGVPSSAGIYHRHVAFIDDIYAGKVALSRSERQAFIVTRPAS; encoded by the coding sequence ATGACCGCAAGCAGTCCCGCACCCTTCGTCCCGGCCTTCACGACCGAGCCGCTGACGGACAACTGCGACCGCATCCTCAAGAGGGGGGACCACGCCCTGATCGGGGTGTCCCCGGGGAACAGCTACTTCAGCGAGAGCCGCATCACGGGACTCCTGACCTGGGCCGCCGCCCGCTGCCGCGCCGTGCACGTCATGATCCCGGACTCCGCGTTCACCCACACGCTGCTGGCCCTCGGGTACTCGCCCGGGCGGGCGCGGCGCAAGACGTCCTCCGAGGCGTCCCGCATCCGCAACCGGGTCGAACGCGCCGCGGCGGCCGCCGCGCTGCGCCCGGGCACCCTGACGGTCTTCCGGCTCGCCGAGATCGAGGCGTCGGCCGTCTACCGGGACCTGCTGCGGCGGGCGCAGGAGGCGTACCGCGACGACGCGGCGACCCGCGACAGCGTCGCGCGCGTCGTCGCACCGGTCCTCCGGGGCCATCTGGACGGTGCGAGCCCGACGGCCGATCAACTGGACGAGGCCGCCGCCTACCTGCTGGCGGAGACGCCTCTCCTCCTGGACACGCCGGGCCTGCTGGGCGTGCCGAGCTCGGCGGGGATCTACCACCGGCACGTGGCGTTCATCGACGACATCTACGCGGGGAAGGTGGCGCTGAGCCGGAGCGAGCGGCAGGCGTTCATCGTGACCCGGCCCGCCTCATGA
- a CDS encoding squalene/phytoene synthase family protein: MSARELDLAGIREPLLRAAFTRCETILRTDDHAAHSWLRNRLRPAVRPYWDAMIAFCGHADDLADAPGVAPATRRRRYDAFAASFFRVLAAGDTALAGPDDGDDTGAGRLVSLAFAHFARTWRLDEAGIREASRALRADMDRSAYPTLRELETYMHGVSGQPSRWLAVLLEPDGRPPSRAAQHAAVSWGFGLQTLDFVLDVEEDTRVGKVYFPLDDLSACGLGRDDLVRAVAARRATGPLRRVVGAQVDRARAYFATAGRWLADGDRPGWAPVRASLAEGLRTADHIERCNYDIFRATTSRDT; this comes from the coding sequence ATGAGCGCCCGCGAACTCGACCTCGCCGGCATCCGCGAGCCGCTGCTGCGGGCGGCGTTCACCCGCTGCGAAACGATTCTTCGCACGGACGACCACGCGGCGCACTCCTGGCTGCGGAACCGCCTGCGCCCCGCCGTACGGCCGTACTGGGACGCGATGATCGCCTTCTGCGGCCACGCCGACGACCTGGCGGACGCGCCCGGCGTCGCTCCGGCGACGCGCCGGCGCCGGTACGACGCGTTCGCCGCTTCGTTCTTCCGCGTCCTGGCGGCCGGCGACACGGCGCTCGCCGGGCCGGACGACGGCGACGACACCGGCGCGGGCCGTCTCGTCTCCCTCGCCTTCGCGCACTTCGCACGGACGTGGCGGCTGGACGAGGCGGGCATCCGCGAGGCGAGCCGGGCGCTGCGCGCCGACATGGACCGCTCCGCCTACCCCACGCTGCGTGAGCTGGAGACGTACATGCACGGGGTGAGCGGGCAGCCGTCGCGCTGGCTCGCCGTCCTGCTGGAACCGGACGGCCGTCCGCCGTCGCGCGCGGCACAGCACGCCGCCGTCTCGTGGGGATTCGGGCTGCAGACGCTCGACTTCGTCCTCGACGTCGAGGAGGACACCCGCGTCGGCAAGGTGTACTTCCCGCTCGACGACCTGAGCGCGTGCGGACTCGGCCGCGACGACCTGGTGCGCGCCGTCGCCGCCCGGCGCGCCACCGGCCCGCTGCGCCGGGTCGTGGGAGCGCAGGTGGACCGCGCCCGTGCCTACTTCGCCACCGCCGGACGATGGCTCGCGGACGGGGACCGTCCGGGCTGGGCCCCGGTGCGCGCGTCACTGGCCGAGGGACTGCGCACGGCGGACCACATCGAGCGCTGCAACTACGACATCTTCCGCGCGACGACCTCACGGGACACGTGA